In Saprospiraceae bacterium, one DNA window encodes the following:
- a CDS encoding insulinase family protein: protein MGYEKRVLENGLKVIIHEDPSTPMVAVNVAYNVGSKDEDVEKTGFAHLFEHLMFGGSTNIPDFDTPIQEAGGENNAFTNSDITNFYELVPAQNIETALWLESDRMLQLRFSKKSLNTQKKVVIEEFKETCLNEPYGDMWHHLSALSYTKHPYQWPTIGKGMNHIANATIEDVKSFFYHFYRPDNAVLVIAGNITSAEGFFLAHKWFGSIPPGKNQKKLLPQEPEQISSRKKIIHQDTIPHDAIYRAYHMDGRLTDEYFICDLISDVLANGRSSRFYQKLYKEQQLFSTIDAFISGSSDPGLFIIEGKTMPGVSIEQASEAIDRELGLLMEENLTERELTKLKNSLESSLIFSEISVLNKAISLAYFETLGDAGFINEEAERYQKITAGDIRNTAKKIFRVENCNELIYYKKVGI, encoded by the coding sequence ATCGGGTATGAAAAAAGGGTATTGGAAAATGGTTTGAAAGTGATCATTCACGAAGACCCATCTACACCTATGGTAGCTGTAAATGTAGCCTACAATGTAGGATCAAAGGATGAAGACGTTGAAAAAACAGGATTTGCACATTTGTTCGAGCACCTAATGTTTGGAGGGTCCACCAATATTCCTGATTTTGATACACCCATACAGGAAGCAGGAGGGGAGAATAATGCTTTTACCAATAGTGATATCACCAATTTTTATGAATTGGTTCCTGCTCAAAATATTGAAACCGCACTTTGGCTTGAATCGGACCGGATGCTCCAACTCCGTTTCAGTAAAAAATCGCTGAATACTCAGAAAAAAGTGGTTATTGAGGAATTTAAAGAAACTTGTCTGAACGAACCATATGGAGATATGTGGCACCATCTGAGTGCGTTGTCGTATACCAAGCACCCATATCAATGGCCCACTATAGGTAAAGGAATGAATCATATAGCCAATGCAACCATCGAAGATGTCAAATCCTTTTTTTACCACTTTTACAGACCTGATAATGCTGTCTTAGTGATAGCCGGAAATATTACATCAGCGGAAGGGTTTTTTCTGGCACACAAATGGTTTGGAAGCATCCCTCCTGGTAAAAATCAAAAAAAACTACTTCCACAAGAACCCGAACAAATATCATCAAGGAAAAAAATCATCCATCAGGATACGATACCTCATGACGCTATTTACAGAGCCTATCACATGGATGGCAGGCTTACAGATGAATATTTTATCTGTGACCTTATATCTGATGTATTGGCCAATGGTCGCTCATCCAGATTTTATCAAAAACTATACAAAGAGCAGCAACTTTTCAGCACCATCGATGCATTTATATCAGGTTCATCTGATCCGGGGTTGTTCATTATAGAAGGAAAAACAATGCCTGGTGTGAGTATAGAACAAGCTTCTGAAGCCATAGATAGAGAACTGGGATTGCTCATGGAAGAAAATCTAACAGAAAGAGAACTCACTAAACTCAAAAACAGCCTTGAAAGCAGCCTTATTTTCTCTGAGATCAGTGTGCTCAACAAAGCGATAAGTCTTGCATATTTTGAGACTTTGGGAGATGCCGGTTTTATCAATGAAGAAGCTGAAAGATATCAAAAAATTACAGCTGGCGATATCCGAAATACCGCAAAAAAGATATTCAGAGTGGAAAACTGTAATGAGTTGATTTACTATAAAAAAGTCGGAATTTAG
- the rsmI gene encoding 16S rRNA (cytidine(1402)-2'-O)-methyltransferase yields the protein MLYIVPTPVGNLEDMTFRAITVLKSCDVILSEDTRTSGVLLKHFMIDRPLWAFHAFNEHRALTNIIDHLRQGKNIALISDAGTPGISDPGFLLVRACVIEGIKVSCLPGATAFVPALVSSGMTTDKFYFEGFLPHKKGRQTRLKYLATLDVTIILYESPHRLMKCLEEIREYLGEDRMVCVAREISKKFEEFNTLTVVNSILYYKNHPPKGEIVIVVEGQKNTKANKKQEDDRV from the coding sequence ATGCTGTATATAGTACCTACCCCTGTGGGCAATCTTGAGGATATGACTTTCAGGGCCATCACCGTCCTGAAAAGCTGTGATGTGATACTATCGGAAGACACCAGAACCAGTGGAGTCCTGCTCAAACATTTTATGATAGACAGACCACTTTGGGCCTTTCATGCATTCAATGAGCATCGTGCTCTGACCAATATCATAGATCATCTCCGGCAAGGGAAAAATATTGCCCTCATTTCCGATGCAGGAACGCCAGGTATATCGGACCCGGGATTTCTGCTGGTGCGCGCATGTGTCATTGAGGGAATAAAAGTAAGTTGTCTGCCGGGTGCCACAGCATTTGTGCCTGCATTGGTTTCCTCAGGAATGACGACTGATAAGTTTTATTTTGAAGGATTTTTGCCCCATAAAAAAGGAAGACAGACCAGACTGAAATACTTAGCAACCCTTGATGTCACTATCATTCTCTACGAGTCTCCGCATCGGCTGATGAAGTGTCTTGAAGAAATCAGGGAATATCTTGGGGAAGACAGAATGGTATGTGTAGCACGAGAGATTAGCAAAAAATTTGAAGAATTTAATACCTTGACCGTCGTAAATTCCATCTTGTATTATAAAAATCACCCGCCAAAAGGTGAAATCGTGATAGTAGTAGAAGGACAAAAAAATACAAAAGCAAATAAAAAGCAGGAAGATGATCGGGTATGA
- a CDS encoding gliding motility-associated C-terminal domain-containing protein, which translates to MEQYIPKLNAYRILLTTITLICGFTIYGQVLNDNCQFATPIPSTDNYCSADGQFSNVGAKTDPVFPNTCVQLLWQNGVWFSFVPKKPAALIRVFGLGQGGTIRNPKIVVFQRCGVYLQCSPGKTIGNDELLIDNLNIGQTYYFMIESPVGGEGTFKLCINDFTPVPSPEADCSQAVVLCDKSSFSVQSLTGIGNDRNEIEAGNCMEAEFQSAWYKWTCDVAGPLTFTLTPNNHRDRNTISDDLDFALYELPNGINDCRTKRLVRCMASGANGTGGATDPLSTWINCNGPTGLMIGDNDISEAPGCQPGNNNFVSALNMEVGKSYVLVINNYSRSGLGFGIQFGGTGTFLGPKPDFDINANLAFECDKSIVFTDKSTSSTDPITTYTWNMGDRAVPDRQSGKGPHNTTYQSFGDKIAALTVETSRGCVVTKIKEFFVQPCCRDTSTLSLNATKVDLKCYDIPEGSILAQPTGGAPDYRFRLNNGAFTINPMFSRLDTGIYSLIVQDSKGCADTLIRSITEPPEIFIDAGDDQAIEFGDSTRLNGSYVSFNGVDTLLWTPAADFWINGITNPEVFPKDDTPYLFTLTDKNGCKKQDTVLIRVNKSYMIHAPNIFSPNGSGTNEFFNIWTTRAVKYVELLEVYDRWGNLVFQGKDIKAPIPGMLITNDTKSGWDGTVMRRDSNETNPGQDAVTGVYAWRARVRFIDDEVKNFAGDLTLVR; encoded by the coding sequence ATGGAGCAATATATACCAAAGCTGAATGCTTACCGAATATTATTAACTACTATCACACTGATATGTGGATTTACTATCTATGGTCAGGTACTGAATGACAATTGTCAATTTGCTACACCGATACCTTCTACTGACAATTATTGCTCTGCAGATGGTCAGTTTAGTAATGTAGGAGCCAAAACAGATCCGGTTTTTCCAAATACATGTGTACAGCTTTTATGGCAAAATGGAGTATGGTTTAGTTTTGTTCCAAAAAAACCTGCGGCCTTAATAAGAGTTTTTGGATTGGGTCAGGGAGGTACTATCAGAAACCCAAAAATCGTAGTGTTTCAAAGATGCGGGGTATATCTGCAATGTTCTCCGGGTAAAACAATAGGCAATGATGAATTACTCATCGATAATCTCAATATCGGACAGACATATTATTTTATGATCGAATCACCCGTTGGTGGTGAAGGTACATTTAAGTTGTGTATAAATGATTTCACTCCTGTACCATCACCAGAAGCGGATTGTAGTCAAGCAGTAGTACTTTGTGACAAATCTTCATTTTCAGTGCAAAGTCTTACAGGAATTGGAAATGACAGAAATGAAATTGAAGCCGGCAACTGTATGGAAGCTGAATTTCAATCGGCCTGGTACAAGTGGACTTGTGATGTAGCCGGTCCCCTGACTTTTACACTTACTCCAAACAATCATCGGGATAGAAACACGATTTCTGATGATCTTGACTTTGCTTTGTATGAATTGCCCAATGGCATCAATGATTGCAGAACAAAACGATTGGTAAGATGTATGGCATCCGGAGCTAATGGTACCGGAGGTGCGACAGATCCCTTATCAACATGGATCAACTGCAATGGCCCAACTGGCCTTATGATTGGTGATAATGATATTTCAGAAGCTCCCGGTTGCCAACCAGGAAACAATAACTTTGTGTCTGCACTGAATATGGAAGTGGGTAAGTCTTATGTATTGGTAATAAACAATTACAGCAGATCAGGCTTAGGTTTCGGCATCCAATTTGGAGGAACAGGAACATTTCTCGGCCCTAAGCCGGATTTTGACATCAATGCCAATCTTGCATTTGAATGTGACAAATCTATCGTATTTACTGATAAGTCGACCTCATCTACAGATCCTATAACCACATACACATGGAATATGGGTGACAGAGCCGTACCTGACAGACAATCAGGTAAAGGCCCTCATAACACCACTTACCAATCTTTTGGAGATAAGATAGCAGCTTTGACAGTTGAAACATCGCGAGGTTGTGTAGTCACCAAAATTAAAGAATTTTTTGTTCAGCCGTGCTGTAGAGATACAAGTACCTTGAGTCTCAATGCTACAAAAGTGGATTTAAAGTGCTATGATATTCCCGAGGGTTCGATATTGGCTCAGCCCACAGGAGGTGCACCTGATTACAGATTCAGACTCAACAATGGCGCATTTACCATCAACCCTATGTTTTCAAGGTTAGATACTGGTATATATAGTTTGATAGTCCAGGACTCCAAAGGCTGTGCTGACACATTAATACGATCGATTACAGAGCCACCTGAGATATTTATTGATGCAGGTGATGACCAGGCTATTGAATTTGGAGATTCTACCAGACTCAATGGATCATATGTATCTTTCAATGGCGTGGACACACTTTTATGGACACCTGCAGCTGATTTTTGGATCAATGGCATTACTAATCCTGAAGTATTTCCTAAGGATGACACCCCATATCTTTTTACACTAACGGACAAAAACGGATGTAAAAAACAAGATACTGTTCTCATTCGTGTCAATAAAAGTTATATGATTCATGCTCCCAATATCTTTTCACCCAATGGATCGGGAACTAATGAGTTTTTCAATATATGGACAACTCGTGCTGTGAAGTATGTTGAACTGCTGGAAGTATATGATCGATGGGGCAATCTGGTCTTTCAGGGGAAAGATATCAAGGCACCAATCCCGGGTATGCTGATAACAAATGACACTAAAAGCGGTTGGGATGGTACTGTAATGCGTAGAGATAGTAACGAGACTAATCCTGGCCAGGATGCTGTGACAGGAGTATATGCCTGGAGAGCGCGTGTAAGGTTTATAGATGACGAAGTGAAAAATTTTGCTGGTGACTTAACTCTAGTCAGATAA
- the lptC gene encoding LPS export ABC transporter periplasmic protein LptC, which translates to METSELIFDEIERIVYTEKLVRITNPIKGDTTYGFGFKANQDFTRFEIKKKVQGKINVSEIVPVLD; encoded by the coding sequence ATTGAAACATCAGAATTAATATTTGATGAGATAGAACGCATAGTATACACAGAAAAACTAGTACGTATCACCAATCCAATAAAGGGAGATACTACCTATGGCTTTGGGTTTAAAGCAAATCAGGATTTCACGCGTTTTGAAATCAAGAAAAAAGTGCAGGGAAAAATTAATGTCTCAGAAATAGTTCCCGTACTGGACTGA
- a CDS encoding HlyC/CorC family transporter, whose amino-acid sequence MFITIVLVLITIILSAFFSGSEIAYLSANKLGIEVLKNKGSKRGQMLTNLYKDPKSFLSTMLVGNNIVLVLYTMLLSSIISPLIAMIIPGSVFAVTFVTTIILTIIILILGEFIPKTIFRLYANELIYRLAPLLKFFSWILLIPSWILTKISNLIIRIVFGKVQTDDDNNITKLDLEHYINTNVNEEKEIDKEILTNALNLNQLKVRDCMVPRNEIVYVDKNDDLNTVKEVFISSKHSRLIVADGDVENIIGYFHHQQLFKNISSLKRNIMDLDFVPDVMNVQDLMYKFIKDGSNVACVVDEFGGTAGIITLEDILEEIFGEIADEHDEEDFTEKMISENEYIFSGRLELSYLNSKYENLDFPEEEYVTLSGYIVMTHGSIPEVGESIELENFCFEIISRTETKIDEVRVVKTGTKHEINASNG is encoded by the coding sequence ATGTTCATTACTATTGTTCTTGTTTTGATCACCATTATTCTGTCTGCTTTCTTTTCAGGATCAGAGATCGCCTACCTGTCTGCTAATAAACTCGGGATAGAAGTACTAAAAAACAAAGGGTCAAAACGTGGTCAGATGCTGACCAATCTATACAAAGATCCCAAATCATTTTTAAGCACTATGCTGGTCGGAAACAATATAGTCTTAGTGCTATATACGATGCTGCTCAGTTCTATTATTTCTCCTTTGATTGCGATGATCATACCGGGTAGTGTATTTGCAGTTACATTTGTCACTACGATCATTCTCACTATCATCATATTGATATTAGGTGAGTTTATTCCTAAAACTATATTCAGACTGTATGCCAATGAACTGATTTACAGACTTGCGCCTCTGCTGAAATTTTTCAGTTGGATCTTATTGATACCCAGTTGGATACTTACTAAAATATCCAATCTGATCATACGGATCGTTTTTGGTAAAGTTCAGACTGACGATGATAATAATATCACCAAGCTGGATCTGGAACACTATATCAATACCAATGTAAATGAAGAAAAAGAAATTGATAAAGAGATATTGACCAATGCACTTAACCTGAATCAACTCAAGGTCAGAGACTGTATGGTACCTCGAAATGAAATTGTCTATGTAGATAAAAATGACGACCTCAATACGGTTAAGGAAGTCTTTATCAGCTCAAAACACTCGCGTCTTATTGTAGCTGACGGAGATGTCGAAAATATCATTGGGTATTTCCATCATCAGCAACTCTTTAAAAATATCTCATCACTCAAAAGAAATATCATGGACTTAGACTTTGTCCCTGATGTGATGAATGTGCAGGACCTGATGTATAAATTTATTAAAGATGGTTCAAACGTTGCCTGTGTTGTCGACGAATTTGGGGGCACTGCCGGTATCATCACCCTGGAAGACATCCTTGAAGAAATCTTTGGAGAAATAGCCGACGAGCACGATGAGGAAGATTTTACGGAAAAAATGATATCCGAAAATGAGTATATATTTTCAGGTCGTCTTGAGTTATCTTATCTCAACAGTAAATATGAAAATCTTGACTTTCCTGAAGAAGAGTATGTAACACTATCAGGATACATCGTTATGACACATGGAAGTATTCCTGAAGTGGGTGAAAGTATAGAGCTGGAAAATTTCTGCTTTGAGATCATCTCCCGTACAGAAACCAAAATTGATGAAGTGAGAGTAGTCAAAACCGGTACAAAACATGAAATCAATGCATCCAATGGATAG
- a CDS encoding tRNA-binding protein, whose amino-acid sequence MLTWSEFEKVEMHVGTILTAEDFPKAKSPAYKLTIDFGPLGIKKSSAQITKLYRKEELPGKQIIAVTNFPPKQIADFMSECLVLGAVGPDKEVTLLSADKVVENGLRIG is encoded by the coding sequence ATGCTTACCTGGTCAGAATTTGAAAAAGTAGAAATGCATGTCGGTACTATCCTGACTGCGGAAGATTTTCCTAAAGCTAAAAGTCCGGCATATAAACTCACTATAGATTTTGGACCACTGGGTATTAAAAAAAGTTCGGCACAAATCACAAAACTGTACCGCAAAGAAGAGTTGCCTGGCAAACAGATCATCGCTGTTACCAATTTCCCACCCAAACAGATTGCCGATTTTATGTCAGAATGTCTGGTGCTTGGCGCTGTAGGGCCTGACAAGGAAGTGACACTGTTGAGTGCAGACAAAGTTGTGGAAAATGGATTGAGAATTGGATAG
- a CDS encoding sterol desaturase family protein, whose protein sequence is MLSSVIDFFENLSSLHKFLWIVGCLSLFWILEGIYPLVQFKYDKWKHSRVNLILLVTTIIINLLFGIATTGIFEWTKETQFGVLYLVDWPLWLELLIAVMALDLIAQYLAHFLLHKVSFMWRFHMVHHSDTAVDVTTGTRHHPGDYVIRELFSLVTILIVGMPVAFYLIYRISTVFFTYLTHANINIPVSVDKVISLVFISPHMHKFHHHFERPWTDTNYGNIFSFWDRIFGTLVYDDPRKIIYGLDVTDGSKSQNLTYQLKVPFDKSIKTDY, encoded by the coding sequence ATGTTATCTTCTGTCATTGACTTTTTTGAAAACCTATCGTCTTTACATAAATTTCTGTGGATAGTCGGATGTTTGTCCCTTTTTTGGATTTTGGAAGGTATTTATCCGCTCGTTCAGTTCAAATATGACAAATGGAAACACAGTAGAGTGAATCTCATACTCTTAGTGACCACCATTATTATAAATTTATTATTTGGGATAGCTACAACCGGTATTTTTGAATGGACAAAAGAAACACAATTTGGGGTATTATACCTCGTTGACTGGCCACTATGGTTGGAGTTGCTGATTGCGGTGATGGCCCTGGACCTCATCGCCCAATATCTGGCTCATTTTCTATTGCATAAGGTAAGCTTTATGTGGAGATTTCATATGGTACATCATAGCGATACCGCTGTGGATGTGACCACCGGCACACGTCATCATCCTGGTGATTACGTGATCAGAGAGTTGTTTTCATTGGTTACTATTCTCATCGTGGGTATGCCGGTAGCATTTTATCTGATTTACAGGATATCAACGGTGTTTTTTACTTATTTGACTCATGCTAATATCAACATACCCGTAAGCGTTGACAAGGTGATCAGTTTGGTTTTCATCTCGCCCCATATGCACAAATTTCATCATCACTTTGAGCGGCCATGGACAGATACCAATTATGGAAATATCTTTTCGTTTTGGGATCGCATTTTTGGTACTTTGGTGTATGATGATCCAAGAAAAATCATTTATGGCCTTGATGTCACTGACGGAAGTAAGTCGCAGAATCTCACCTATCAGTTGAAGGTTCCATTTGACAAAAGTATCAAAACTGATTATTAA
- a CDS encoding serine hydrolase has translation MTYKNLVFKFGILAVLVLSSCAGGKNLINKQFLKDEYLKSIASNPDHEVQIIYTSVNKKNKIFTSYTYNVDPSKYFYPASTVKMPIAILALQKINEIKGTGIDINRKDNMLTGAFRPNQTPSFVDETTESKQPNIERYIQKLFAVSDNNAYNRLYEFLGQDYINQTLRSKGAFTSSVINHRLSIPNLTPEDNRHTNDIRFFRNNSMLYDNKGTSTEIVWKHAAQNAVKGVGYLDAKDSLVSQPFDFTMKNFYNLKDMEGTLQRIIFPDFFPANQRFDITADDYAFLKKSMSDLPKTYKFYQNDTTYYDSYVKFLMFGDSKAPMPENIKIYNKVGNAYGYLIDCAYIEDTSKDIGFFLTAVIHVNKNKIYNDGKYEYNEIGLPFLAKLGQAVYEYELKNKK, from the coding sequence ATGACATACAAAAATTTAGTCTTTAAATTCGGAATATTAGCCGTTCTGGTACTTTCATCATGTGCCGGTGGTAAAAATCTTATAAATAAACAATTTTTGAAAGATGAATACCTGAAAAGTATCGCTTCAAATCCGGACCATGAAGTACAAATCATATATACAAGTGTCAACAAAAAGAATAAAATATTTACATCATATACCTACAATGTTGACCCTTCAAAATACTTCTATCCGGCAAGTACTGTAAAAATGCCCATAGCTATACTTGCATTGCAAAAAATCAACGAAATAAAAGGTACCGGAATTGACATCAACAGGAAAGACAATATGCTGACCGGTGCTTTCAGGCCCAATCAGACGCCATCATTCGTTGATGAGACCACAGAAAGTAAGCAGCCAAATATTGAGAGGTATATCCAAAAGTTATTTGCCGTCAGTGATAACAATGCTTACAATCGACTATATGAGTTTTTGGGTCAGGATTATATCAATCAAACACTCAGATCAAAAGGCGCATTTACCAGTTCTGTTATCAATCACAGGCTAAGCATTCCAAATCTTACTCCTGAAGATAACAGGCATACCAATGATATACGTTTTTTCAGAAATAATAGTATGCTATATGATAATAAAGGAACTTCAACAGAGATAGTATGGAAGCATGCTGCGCAAAATGCTGTAAAAGGAGTAGGATATCTCGATGCAAAAGATAGTTTGGTCAGCCAACCATTTGACTTTACTATGAAAAATTTTTACAATCTGAAAGACATGGAAGGCACGTTGCAACGTATCATCTTTCCGGATTTTTTCCCTGCAAATCAAAGATTTGACATTACTGCTGACGACTATGCATTTTTGAAAAAAAGTATGTCTGACTTACCTAAAACCTATAAGTTTTATCAAAACGATACCACTTATTATGACAGTTATGTGAAGTTTTTAATGTTTGGTGATAGTAAGGCTCCCATGCCTGAAAACATCAAAATTTACAACAAAGTGGGCAATGCATACGGATACCTGATTGATTGTGCATACATCGAAGATACATCAAAAGATATAGGCTTTTTCCTTACGGCTGTGATCCATGTAAATAAAAACAAAATCTACAATGACGGAAAGTATGAGTACAATGAGATAGGATTGCCATTTTTAGCGAAATTGGGGCAGGCTGTATATGAATATGAATTAAAAAATAAAAAATGA
- a CDS encoding sulfite exporter TauE/SafE family protein, with the protein MAGSFLAGVINTLAGNGSVITLSLLTDLIGLPANMANGTNRVGVLLQTIGSSSGFAKNQLIDYSKSKTIIIITIVGAIGGVVAAIMVSNEQFLFFFKYLMLVMLLVILVKPERWLKPTHLKHVSKWISIPAFLLLGFYGGFIQMGMGIFFLAVTVLISGYSIMEANAIKTLVTAIYTSIVLAIFHFKGMVNWETGLIMAIGQTLGGYLTAAYASKWKDINIWAYRLLIIIIIFAILMQFKIIKL; encoded by the coding sequence ATGGCTGGTAGCTTTCTGGCAGGAGTTATTAATACACTTGCCGGAAATGGTTCTGTAATTACGCTTAGCTTGCTGACTGACCTTATAGGTTTGCCCGCAAATATGGCAAATGGAACTAACAGAGTAGGTGTTTTACTTCAGACCATAGGAAGTAGTTCCGGATTTGCAAAAAATCAATTAATAGACTATTCTAAATCAAAGACAATCATTATTATTACCATTGTTGGCGCTATAGGCGGTGTGGTAGCTGCTATCATGGTATCCAATGAACAATTTTTATTTTTTTTTAAGTACCTGATGTTGGTGATGTTGCTGGTTATCCTTGTGAAGCCTGAAAGGTGGCTCAAGCCTACTCACCTGAAGCATGTTTCAAAGTGGATTTCTATTCCTGCATTTTTACTTTTGGGTTTTTATGGGGGATTCATTCAGATGGGTATGGGTATATTTTTTCTTGCAGTGACGGTTTTGATTTCAGGGTATAGTATTATGGAAGCCAACGCAATAAAAACATTAGTAACTGCGATATATACTTCAATTGTGCTGGCCATTTTTCACTTTAAAGGCATGGTCAATTGGGAAACAGGGCTAATTATGGCAATAGGCCAGACATTAGGAGGATATCTCACAGCAGCATATGCATCTAAATGGAAAGATATCAATATTTGGGCATACAGGTTGCTTATTATTATTATTATCTTTGCCATTCTGATGCAATTTAAAATTATAAAACTTTAA
- the mce gene encoding methylmalonyl-CoA epimerase, with protein MLKIEHLGIAVRDLEAAEIIYEKLLNTKSYKREEVASEHVITSFFQNGPNKVELLVATDEQSAIHKYIEKKGEGIHHVAFAVEDIYAEMERLRSEGFVLLNEQPKKGADNKLVCFVHPKGTNGVLLELCQDIKP; from the coding sequence ATGCTGAAAATAGAACATTTAGGCATTGCAGTCAGAGACCTTGAAGCAGCTGAAATCATTTATGAAAAACTGCTTAACACCAAATCTTACAAAAGAGAAGAAGTGGCGTCAGAACATGTGATCACATCTTTTTTCCAAAACGGACCAAATAAAGTGGAATTGCTGGTTGCCACTGATGAGCAAAGCGCCATTCATAAGTACATCGAAAAGAAAGGCGAAGGGATCCATCACGTTGCATTTGCAGTAGAGGATATATATGCAGAAATGGAAAGACTGCGGTCAGAGGGGTTCGTCCTGCTAAATGAACAACCAAAAAAAGGCGCTGACAATAAGCTGGTCTGTTTCGTGCACCCCAAAGGTACCAACGGTGTATTACTGGAATTGTGTCAGGATATAAAGCCCTAG
- the mdh gene encoding malate dehydrogenase: protein MSKVTVIGAGNVGATVANVLAHRDIVNEIVLVDIVGDLARGKALDTWQQAPIDSYSTKLIGTSDYKDTKNSDIVVITAGIPRKPGMSRDDLISTNANIVTSVVKSVLEHSKNPIIIVVSNPLDVMTYAAFKAAGIKSSRVFGMAGILDTARYRAFLATELNVSPKDIQAVLMGGHGDTMVPLPRYTTVSGIPVTELVKPKALDAIIERTKSGGGELVKLMGTSAWYAPGAAAAQMVEAIVKNENRIFPVCAHLTGQYGLNDIFVGVPAKLGKNGIERIIELKLNKEEKKLLHESAAAVKEVMEVFDKM from the coding sequence ATGAGTAAAGTTACCGTAATCGGAGCTGGAAATGTTGGAGCAACTGTGGCTAATGTATTGGCACATCGGGACATTGTTAATGAAATCGTCCTTGTAGATATCGTAGGGGATCTCGCAAGAGGAAAAGCACTTGATACCTGGCAGCAAGCACCTATAGACAGTTACAGCACAAAACTTATTGGCACAAGTGATTACAAAGACACCAAAAATTCGGATATCGTTGTGATTACTGCCGGAATTCCCCGTAAACCAGGAATGAGCAGAGACGATTTGATCTCTACCAATGCAAATATCGTGACTTCGGTGGTCAAATCTGTTTTGGAACATTCAAAAAACCCTATCATCATAGTCGTATCCAATCCACTTGATGTAATGACATACGCTGCATTCAAGGCGGCCGGAATCAAGAGTTCTAGAGTCTTTGGTATGGCAGGTATTTTAGATACTGCAAGATACAGAGCATTTCTTGCTACTGAGCTCAATGTGTCTCCCAAAGATATTCAAGCAGTGCTCATGGGTGGTCATGGTGATACTATGGTGCCATTGCCAAGGTATACTACAGTAAGTGGAATTCCGGTCACAGAACTGGTAAAACCCAAAGCTCTGGATGCCATAATAGAAAGAACTAAATCCGGTGGCGGAGAATTAGTGAAACTTATGGGTACATCAGCATGGTATGCACCAGGTGCTGCTGCTGCTCAGATGGTAGAGGCTATTGTCAAAAATGAAAACAGGATATTCCCAGTATGTGCACACCTTACAGGTCAATATGGTTTAAATGATATTTTTGTAGGAGTACCTGCAAAATTGGGTAAGAATGGTATCGAGCGCATCATTGAGTTAAAACTGAATAAAGAAGAGAAGAAGCTTCTCCACGAATCTGCAGCGGCAGTCAAAGAAGTAATGGAAGTCTTTGACAAAATGTAA
- a CDS encoding AhpC/TSA family protein, translating to MVNRQTLSIIKTNKGNTLSDLSDQSPVLIVFLRHFGCVFCKESMFDISKKKQQFSKEGIKVVLVHMSDFDTAEGYFKKFNLADIEHVSDPDCKYYAAFGLIKGSFSQLFGLKTWIRGFEIATTKQMLPDSKRIGDGLQMPGIFLLKNAVIVESFIHNSVADKPDYDSFIEVCHIN from the coding sequence ATGGTAAACCGACAGACACTGTCTATCATTAAAACAAATAAAGGAAATACCCTAAGTGACTTATCTGACCAAAGTCCTGTATTAATCGTATTTTTAAGGCATTTCGGATGTGTATTTTGCAAAGAGTCCATGTTTGATATATCAAAGAAAAAACAACAATTTTCCAAGGAAGGTATCAAAGTAGTATTAGTACATATGTCTGATTTTGATACGGCAGAAGGTTATTTCAAAAAATTTAATCTCGCTGACATTGAGCATGTCAGCGATCCTGATTGCAAATATTATGCTGCTTTTGGCCTTATAAAAGGTTCATTCAGTCAACTTTTCGGACTCAAAACCTGGATTAGAGGATTTGAGATTGCTACAACAAAACAAATGCTTCCTGACAGCAAACGTATAGGTGACGGATTGCAGATGCCGGGCATATTTTTATTGAAAAACGCAGTTATAGTCGAAAGTTTCATACATAACTCAGTAGCTGACAAACCCGATTATGATTCATTTATCGAGGTTTGCCATATCAACTGA